Proteins encoded in a region of the Stigmatella aurantiaca genome:
- a CDS encoding MFS transporter, with protein sequence MDSALPAPMGSAFAHRDFRLYQAARLFMTLGAQMLSVAVGLHVYGMTHRPLDLGYVGLAQFLPMFLLSPITGDVADRYDRRKVLLGCYVTMVVAMLGLFGLAWGGVTETWPLYGMLMLVGVARAFAGPAGQSLVPHMVPPHQLSSAVAWSSTFFQAGTIIGPSVGGVLYDVLHAQGVYAVCAGLMAAAALLLASMRVHTGRMDPAVNSWQRLLAGLRYVWKQKVVLGAISLDLFAVLLGGAVALLPIYAQDILHTGPWGLGLLRSAPAVGAILVAGWMAFFPLQRNVGVKMLLCVALFGVATVLFGLSRHLVLSLVALVVLGAADMVSVVIRQTLVQLATPAEMRGRVSAVNMVFIGASNELGDFESGATAQWLGVVPSVVVGGVGTCVVVALWAWLFPALLRISRTDEVRPLRG encoded by the coding sequence ATGGACAGTGCCCTGCCGGCACCAATGGGCTCCGCTTTCGCACACCGCGACTTCCGGTTGTACCAGGCCGCCCGCCTCTTCATGACGCTGGGCGCGCAGATGCTGTCGGTGGCCGTGGGGCTTCACGTCTACGGCATGACGCACCGGCCCCTGGATTTGGGGTACGTGGGGCTCGCACAGTTCCTGCCCATGTTCCTCCTGTCCCCCATTACCGGGGACGTGGCGGACCGGTACGACCGGCGCAAGGTGCTGCTGGGCTGCTACGTCACCATGGTGGTGGCGATGCTGGGCCTGTTCGGGCTCGCCTGGGGTGGGGTAACGGAGACCTGGCCCCTCTATGGAATGCTCATGCTCGTGGGGGTGGCGCGCGCCTTCGCGGGGCCGGCGGGCCAGTCGCTCGTGCCCCACATGGTGCCCCCCCACCAGCTCTCCAGCGCGGTGGCGTGGAGCTCCACCTTCTTCCAGGCGGGCACCATCATCGGCCCCTCGGTGGGCGGGGTGCTCTACGACGTGCTGCACGCGCAAGGCGTGTACGCGGTGTGTGCCGGGTTGATGGCCGCCGCGGCGCTGCTGCTCGCGTCGATGCGGGTACACACCGGGCGCATGGACCCGGCGGTGAACTCCTGGCAGCGGCTGCTGGCGGGGCTGCGCTACGTGTGGAAGCAGAAGGTGGTGCTGGGGGCCATCTCGTTGGATCTCTTCGCGGTGCTGCTCGGAGGGGCGGTGGCCCTGCTGCCCATCTACGCCCAGGACATCCTGCACACGGGGCCCTGGGGGCTGGGCCTGCTGCGCAGCGCGCCGGCGGTGGGCGCCATCCTCGTGGCCGGGTGGATGGCCTTCTTCCCGCTCCAGCGCAACGTGGGGGTGAAGATGCTGCTGTGCGTGGCGCTCTTCGGTGTGGCCACGGTGCTCTTCGGGCTCTCGCGCCACCTGGTGCTGTCGCTCGTGGCCCTGGTGGTGCTGGGGGCCGCGGACATGGTGAGCGTGGTGATTCGCCAGACGCTGGTGCAGCTGGCCACCCCCGCGGAGATGCGCGGCCGGGTGAGCGCCGTGAACATGGTGTTCATTGGGGCCTCCAACGAGCTGGGCGACTTCGAGTCCGGGGCCACGGCCCAGTGGCTGGGCGTGGTGCCCTCGGTGGTGGTGGGCGGCGTGGGCACCTGCGTGGTGGTGGCGCTGTGGGCCTGGCTCTTTCCGGCCCTGCTGCGCATCTCCCGCACGGACGAGGTGCGGCCCCTGCGCGGGTGA
- a CDS encoding sensor histidine kinase, producing MEQPVFPRPLDGTLLPAVPEDGRPFIQALLNAPGWALGFLDRELRLRWANDTLAALVGRPLAAQLGRAVGELWPALSAPLMALCARALKGEVISGTALTCTTPEGAALHLRVSLLPAVAGGLQSGLTLLAQDETQQVREQNFLQQSAECMKSLVDISCDGYIIHDGGTLLDVSRGCASLFDCTPEELIGDQLMNWTAPESRPVFAEAVRKGTDTPYEVFGLRRDGRRIPLQVVAREVDYRGQRARLVALWNISGHKAAQEAAARDESFREQLLGVVGHELSAPLKSLALGLNHLQQEGKLEDGPAARQLTSAARRMDRMLRELLDFIRARMTGSLPLNPAPMSLETAMARAMEEQQKVHPERPLIRAVEGDLRGQWDETRLTQLLEILLSNALQHSPSGNPVELSAKGRQDGVTLAVLDKGPPLLPEEHEALFEPFRKGRKQGREGMGLGLYLSRRIAEAHGGRITVESSLERGTCFKVWLPRQAPVY from the coding sequence ATGGAGCAGCCCGTTTTTCCCCGCCCCCTTGATGGGACACTGCTGCCTGCGGTGCCTGAAGACGGACGGCCTTTCATTCAAGCCCTGCTGAACGCGCCAGGTTGGGCGCTCGGCTTCCTGGACCGGGAGCTGCGCCTGCGGTGGGCGAACGACACCCTCGCGGCCCTGGTGGGACGGCCGCTGGCGGCCCAGTTGGGACGCGCGGTGGGCGAGCTGTGGCCGGCGCTGTCCGCGCCCCTGATGGCGCTGTGCGCCCGGGCGCTCAAGGGAGAGGTCATCTCCGGCACGGCGCTGACGTGCACGACGCCCGAGGGCGCGGCGCTGCACCTCCGGGTGAGCCTCCTGCCCGCGGTGGCCGGCGGGCTGCAATCCGGCCTGACGCTGCTGGCGCAGGACGAGACGCAGCAGGTGCGCGAGCAGAACTTCCTGCAGCAGAGCGCCGAGTGCATGAAGTCGCTCGTGGACATCTCCTGCGACGGGTACATCATCCACGATGGGGGCACGCTGCTGGATGTGAGCCGGGGCTGCGCCTCGCTCTTCGACTGCACGCCCGAGGAGCTGATCGGCGACCAGCTGATGAACTGGACCGCGCCGGAGTCCCGCCCCGTGTTCGCCGAGGCGGTGCGCAAGGGCACCGACACGCCCTATGAAGTCTTCGGCCTGCGCCGGGACGGCCGGCGCATCCCGCTCCAGGTGGTGGCCCGGGAGGTGGACTACCGCGGCCAGCGGGCCCGGCTGGTGGCCCTGTGGAACATCAGCGGCCACAAGGCGGCGCAGGAGGCCGCGGCGCGCGACGAGTCCTTCCGCGAGCAGCTCCTGGGCGTGGTGGGCCATGAGCTGAGCGCGCCCCTGAAGTCGCTCGCCCTGGGGCTGAACCACCTCCAGCAGGAGGGCAAGCTGGAGGATGGCCCGGCGGCGCGCCAGCTCACCAGCGCCGCGCGGCGCATGGACCGGATGCTCCGGGAGCTGCTGGACTTCATCCGCGCCCGGATGACGGGCAGCCTGCCGCTCAACCCCGCCCCCATGTCCCTGGAGACGGCCATGGCGCGCGCCATGGAGGAGCAGCAGAAGGTCCACCCGGAGCGCCCGCTCATCCGCGCCGTCGAGGGGGACCTCCGGGGCCAGTGGGACGAGACGCGGCTGACCCAGCTGCTGGAAATCCTGCTCTCCAATGCGCTCCAGCACAGCCCGTCGGGCAACCCGGTGGAGCTGAGCGCGAAGGGCCGGCAGGACGGCGTCACCCTGGCGGTGCTCGACAAGGGCCCCCCCCTGCTGCCCGAGGAGCACGAGGCGCTCTTCGAGCCGTTCCGCAAGGGCCGCAAGCAGGGCCGGGAGGGCATGGGCCTGGGGCTCTACCTCTCGCGGCGGATCGCCGAGGCGCACGGGGGACGCATCACCGTGGAGTCCTCGCTCGAGCGGGGCACGTGCTTCAAGGTCTGGCTGCCCCGCCAGGCCCCCGTGTACTGA
- a CDS encoding HAD family hydrolase: protein MGIRCVVLDFDGTFTDVAAEGAPFVHHFKRHLGEVLGRDEATVEAAWREEEAAVLAGAHAFGWDIGGRTVAPATADPYLLSNCVARQLMSRYGVMPEQAQRDETLQGLYREAYKLTGTAFKPEAKEVLEALLATGLPVWVVTNAHTDLVDAKLDRLAPKGRERLKVKGDARKYLIQPPATVDARFSSVPETLAFAQELLPRPVYLRRGLYYEALSSIWERTGTGPESTLVAGDIYELDLALPAVLGAHVQLVARDNALPYELKAMELLGPRGGSDRSLRAILPRLQG, encoded by the coding sequence ATGGGCATCAGGTGCGTGGTACTGGACTTCGACGGAACCTTCACCGACGTGGCGGCGGAGGGGGCTCCCTTCGTGCACCACTTCAAGCGCCACCTGGGCGAGGTGCTGGGCCGGGACGAGGCCACCGTGGAGGCCGCCTGGCGCGAGGAGGAGGCGGCGGTGCTCGCCGGGGCGCACGCGTTCGGCTGGGACATTGGCGGCCGGACGGTGGCGCCCGCCACGGCGGACCCCTACCTGCTGTCCAACTGCGTGGCGCGCCAGCTGATGAGCCGCTACGGGGTGATGCCGGAGCAGGCCCAGCGCGACGAGACGCTCCAGGGCCTCTACCGCGAGGCCTACAAGCTCACCGGCACGGCCTTCAAGCCCGAGGCGAAGGAGGTGCTGGAGGCGCTGCTCGCCACGGGGCTGCCGGTGTGGGTGGTGACCAACGCGCACACGGACCTGGTGGACGCCAAGCTGGACCGGCTGGCCCCGAAGGGGCGCGAGCGCCTGAAGGTGAAGGGCGATGCGCGCAAGTACCTCATCCAGCCGCCGGCCACGGTGGATGCGCGCTTCTCCTCGGTGCCCGAGACGCTCGCCTTCGCGCAGGAGCTGCTGCCGCGCCCCGTCTACCTGCGGCGGGGGCTGTACTACGAGGCCCTGAGCAGCATCTGGGAGCGCACCGGCACCGGGCCCGAGTCCACGCTGGTGGCAGGCGACATCTACGAGCTGGACCTGGCGCTGCCGGCCGTGCTCGGGGCGCACGTGCAGCTCGTCGCGCGCGACAACGCGCTGCCGTACGAGCTGAAGGCGATGGAGCTCTTGGGGCCGCGCGGCGGCTCGGACCGGAGCCTGCGCGCCATCCTGCCCCGCCTCCAGGGCTGA
- a CDS encoding nucleotidyltransferase family protein: MKAVAIILAAGEARWMAHPKALIEHEGGKSFLQSLASTFGKAGCTVLGVTGKDAEAVREQHPSMALVHSEHWKDGFLVSIKAGLSAALEEGADVVLVHPVDMPAVRASTLKSLLKGRGETEDGLRPEFEGAPGYPLVLSRAAAEQLVASPAAQLEGALAEVKLRRVPVKDPGVVVNINTPDTYERLFGTPPKLAPPPKRRVKRSSSSGMSSLPPSADMEMSASPEE, encoded by the coding sequence ATGAAGGCAGTGGCGATCATCCTTGCGGCAGGGGAGGCCCGGTGGATGGCCCACCCCAAGGCACTCATCGAGCACGAGGGGGGCAAAAGTTTTCTCCAATCCCTGGCATCCACCTTTGGGAAGGCGGGGTGCACGGTCCTGGGGGTGACGGGAAAGGACGCGGAGGCGGTGAGGGAGCAGCACCCCTCGATGGCCCTGGTGCACAGCGAGCACTGGAAGGACGGGTTCCTGGTGTCCATCAAGGCGGGCCTGTCGGCCGCGCTGGAGGAAGGGGCGGACGTGGTGCTGGTGCACCCGGTGGACATGCCCGCGGTCCGGGCCTCCACGCTCAAGTCCCTGCTCAAGGGGCGGGGCGAGACGGAGGATGGGTTGCGGCCCGAGTTCGAGGGGGCTCCGGGCTATCCGCTGGTGCTCTCGCGCGCGGCGGCCGAGCAGCTCGTGGCGAGCCCCGCGGCGCAGCTGGAGGGCGCGCTCGCGGAGGTGAAACTGCGGCGGGTGCCGGTGAAGGATCCGGGCGTGGTGGTCAACATCAACACGCCGGACACCTATGAGCGGCTCTTCGGCACGCCCCCGAAGCTGGCGCCGCCGCCCAAGCGGCGCGTGAAGCGGTCCTCCTCCTCGGGGATGTCGTCCCTGCCGCCCTCGGCGGACATGGAGATGTCGGCCTCGCCGGAGGAGTGA
- a CDS encoding CBS domain-containing protein, giving the protein MATCRTRNSALISCAVTLFPSDTVLASLQVMQRHGLAVLPVVDEERGELIAEVTEAELCRVAARLPLLRVAEILTAKALAAEEGMTGSGDFPVPLMAAEGGHAWLH; this is encoded by the coding sequence TTGGCGACGTGCCGCACTCGTAACTCCGCTCTCATCTCTTGCGCTGTCACCCTTTTCCCGAGCGATACGGTGCTCGCTTCACTCCAGGTGATGCAGCGGCATGGACTCGCAGTACTGCCCGTGGTGGATGAGGAGCGCGGGGAGCTGATCGCCGAGGTGACCGAGGCGGAGCTTTGCCGGGTTGCGGCACGGCTGCCGCTGTTGCGTGTGGCTGAAATTTTGACGGCCAAGGCCCTGGCGGCGGAGGAAGGAATGACCGGATCAGGGGATTTCCCCGTTCCGTTGATGGCCGCCGAGGGCGGACACGCCTGGCTGCACTGA
- a CDS encoding SRPBCC family protein, translating into MKVTTSATIDIECSPEQVYDFVTSEEAPAKTFEGTGRIPGVVRTEVVGGGPLREGATCRVHGTDGAVMERLITVLDRPRRHEYQLASGFKKPLSWLLRSGHGVWTFAPNTQGGTHLEWVYVFELTTPLVYPVVSALIKGSFHQSMVRCLQRTRECLVPSETRAAS; encoded by the coding sequence ATGAAGGTCACCACCTCAGCCACCATCGACATCGAGTGCTCGCCCGAGCAGGTCTACGACTTCGTCACCTCCGAGGAGGCGCCCGCGAAGACCTTCGAGGGCACGGGGCGCATCCCGGGCGTCGTGCGCACGGAGGTGGTGGGCGGCGGCCCCCTGCGCGAGGGCGCCACCTGCCGGGTCCACGGCACGGATGGCGCGGTGATGGAGCGGCTCATCACCGTGCTGGACCGCCCCCGGCGCCACGAGTACCAGCTCGCCAGCGGCTTCAAGAAGCCCCTGTCCTGGCTGCTCCGCTCCGGCCACGGGGTGTGGACCTTCGCGCCCAACACGCAGGGCGGCACCCACCTGGAGTGGGTCTATGTGTTCGAGCTCACCACCCCGCTCGTCTACCCGGTGGTCTCCGCCCTCATCAAGGGCTCGTTCCACCAGTCCATGGTGCGCTGCCTCCAGCGCACGCGCGAGTGCCTCGTCCCCTCGGAAACCCGGGCCGCCTCATAA
- a CDS encoding OmpP1/FadL family transporter: MKKTLSLLTLLAAGTGHAAGFSFDTHSARATSMGFTSVASMQDSSAIAYNAANILGVEKLDITAGDLITLPRINFTPEGTNNTQAFDTLLAPPPHAFAVYRLNEKMAVGLGLFVPFAAGSAWPDDFAFRTRGYKAQMAIYHLNPTFAYQAHPRLRVGVGVSVVRGTVTIERKLNFVSSEGTVELGGDSWGMAYNAGIQLTLLDKLLHFGGQFRGPSSLTFKGNADFRDIPPAFQTQLKDQKIESTVDFPGSASLGLLFTPTERLSLAFDAKLMLWSTFEEFTISFEDPAITSPLTKNWENTWNFHLGAEFKVTENFQVRLGTAVDRAPSPESTLSPDLPDADRYRIAAGLGYALNPVRVDLGYQYIFLGNTKSTVPGITGAYDGDGHIFGLTVGYSMK; encoded by the coding sequence ATGAAGAAGACACTCTCTCTCCTCACCCTGCTCGCCGCCGGCACCGGTCACGCCGCGGGCTTCTCCTTCGACACCCACAGCGCCCGCGCCACGAGCATGGGCTTCACCTCGGTCGCCAGCATGCAGGACTCGTCGGCGATCGCTTACAACGCCGCCAACATCCTGGGCGTGGAGAAGCTCGACATCACCGCGGGGGACCTCATCACCCTGCCGCGCATCAACTTCACCCCCGAAGGCACCAACAACACCCAGGCCTTCGACACGCTGCTGGCGCCCCCGCCGCACGCGTTCGCCGTCTACCGGCTCAACGAGAAGATGGCGGTGGGCCTGGGGCTCTTCGTCCCCTTCGCCGCCGGCTCCGCCTGGCCGGACGACTTCGCCTTCCGCACCCGCGGCTACAAGGCGCAGATGGCCATCTACCACCTCAACCCCACCTTCGCGTACCAGGCGCACCCGCGGCTGCGCGTGGGCGTGGGCGTGAGCGTCGTCCGGGGCACGGTGACCATCGAGCGCAAGCTCAACTTCGTGAGCAGCGAGGGCACCGTCGAGCTGGGCGGCGACTCCTGGGGCATGGCCTACAACGCCGGCATCCAGCTCACCCTCCTGGACAAGCTGCTGCACTTCGGTGGCCAGTTCCGGGGCCCCTCGTCGCTCACCTTCAAGGGCAACGCGGACTTCCGGGACATCCCCCCCGCCTTCCAGACGCAGCTCAAGGACCAGAAGATCGAATCGACGGTGGACTTCCCGGGCTCCGCCAGCCTGGGCCTGCTCTTCACGCCCACCGAGCGGCTGTCACTCGCCTTCGACGCGAAGCTGATGCTCTGGTCCACCTTCGAGGAGTTCACCATCTCCTTCGAGGACCCGGCCATCACCAGCCCGCTGACCAAGAACTGGGAGAACACGTGGAACTTCCACCTCGGCGCGGAGTTCAAGGTGACGGAGAACTTCCAGGTGCGCCTGGGCACCGCGGTTGACCGGGCCCCCAGCCCCGAGAGCACCCTGTCTCCCGACTTGCCCGACGCCGACCGCTACCGCATCGCCGCGGGCCTCGGCTACGCGCTCAACCCCGTCCGCGTGGACCTGGGCTACCAGTACATCTTCCTGGGCAACACCAAGAGCACCGTGCCCGGCATCACCGGCGCCTATGACGGCGATGGCCACATCTTCGGCCTCACCGTCGGCTACTCCATGAAGTAG
- the atpA gene encoding F0F1 ATP synthase subunit alpha: protein MEIRADEISRIIREQIKDYGKKVTVAETGTVLSVGDGIARIYGLEGVQAGELVEFSNGVRGLVLNLEEDNVGVAIMGDFKDIREGDSVKRTAQIASVPVGKGLLGRVVNALGEPLDGKGPITAAETRRLEIKAPGIVKRKSVHEPLQTGIKALDALVPIGRGQRELIIGDRQTGKTAVAVDAIINQKGLNVYCIYVAIGQKQSTVAQVVDKLSKFGALEYTTVVAANASDPAPMQFFAPYTGVTMGEYFRDNKMHALIVYDDLSKQAVAYRQLSLLLRRPPGREAYPGDVFYIHSRLLERAAKLSDAEGAGSLTALPIIETQAGDVSAYIPTNVISITDGQIFLETDLFFAGVRPAINVGLSVSRVGSAAQIKAMKQVAGSMKLELAQYRELAAFAQFGSDLDKATQETLARGARLTELLKQGQYEPMPVEKQVLQIYAATNKDDPGKRGWIRNVPVADVPRWMKEFIDFIEGKHPQLLADMTTKREFTGDIKTALNKVITEFNDVFQPTPGAKA from the coding sequence ATGGAAATCCGCGCCGACGAGATCAGCAGAATCATCCGCGAGCAGATCAAGGACTACGGCAAGAAGGTCACCGTCGCCGAGACCGGCACCGTGCTGTCGGTCGGTGACGGTATCGCCCGCATCTACGGCCTGGAAGGCGTGCAGGCCGGTGAGCTGGTGGAGTTCTCCAACGGGGTCCGCGGCCTGGTGCTGAACCTGGAAGAGGACAACGTCGGCGTGGCCATCATGGGTGACTTCAAGGACATCCGCGAGGGTGACTCCGTGAAGCGCACCGCGCAGATCGCCTCGGTGCCGGTGGGCAAGGGCCTGCTGGGCCGCGTGGTGAACGCGCTCGGCGAGCCGCTGGACGGCAAGGGCCCCATCACGGCCGCGGAGACGCGCCGCCTGGAGATCAAGGCGCCCGGCATCGTCAAGCGCAAGAGCGTGCACGAGCCCCTGCAGACGGGTATCAAGGCGCTGGACGCGCTGGTGCCGATCGGCCGCGGGCAGCGCGAGCTCATCATCGGTGACCGCCAGACGGGCAAGACGGCCGTCGCGGTGGACGCCATCATCAACCAGAAGGGCCTGAACGTTTACTGCATCTACGTGGCCATCGGGCAGAAGCAGTCCACGGTGGCGCAGGTGGTGGACAAGCTCTCCAAGTTCGGCGCGCTGGAGTACACCACGGTGGTGGCCGCCAACGCCTCGGACCCGGCCCCCATGCAGTTCTTCGCGCCCTACACCGGCGTGACGATGGGCGAGTACTTCCGCGACAACAAGATGCACGCGCTCATCGTGTACGACGACCTGTCCAAGCAGGCCGTGGCCTACCGCCAGCTGTCGCTGCTGCTGCGCCGCCCGCCGGGACGCGAGGCCTACCCGGGCGACGTGTTCTACATCCACAGCCGCCTGCTGGAGCGCGCCGCCAAGCTGTCGGACGCCGAGGGCGCCGGCTCGCTCACCGCGCTGCCCATCATCGAGACGCAGGCCGGTGACGTGTCCGCCTACATCCCGACGAACGTCATCTCCATCACCGACGGGCAGATCTTCCTCGAGACGGACCTGTTCTTCGCGGGCGTGCGCCCGGCCATCAACGTGGGCCTCTCCGTGTCGCGCGTGGGCAGCGCGGCGCAGATCAAGGCGATGAAGCAGGTGGCAGGCTCCATGAAGCTGGAGCTGGCGCAGTACCGCGAGCTGGCGGCCTTCGCGCAGTTCGGCTCGGACCTCGACAAGGCGACGCAGGAGACGCTGGCGCGCGGCGCCCGCCTGACGGAGCTGCTCAAGCAGGGCCAGTACGAGCCCATGCCCGTCGAGAAGCAGGTGCTGCAGATCTACGCGGCGACGAACAAGGACGACCCGGGCAAGCGCGGGTGGATCCGCAACGTGCCCGTGGCGGACGTGCCCCGCTGGATGAAGGAGTTCATCGACTTCATCGAGGGCAAGCACCCGCAGCTGCTGGCGGACATGACCACCAAGCGCGAGTTCACCGGCGACATCAAGACGGCGCTGAACAAGGTCATCACCGAGTTCAACGACGTGTTCCAGCCGACCCCGGGCGCCAAGGCGTAA
- a CDS encoding OmpA family protein, with amino-acid sequence MRRQAWRPWALLGGVVALSGAGGVLAVNSLSALEARNAQLEQEANESEARVAELQALRVSMERRLRVLEQQQQGAGSLPVDPRKAREQNAQMMRRETARLNLTAALKDELTRGDAWLDTLGTEALRLELSERLLFEPGQSGLTPRGTEVLGRAGSVLAAVEEHAVEVAAHTDERPQSSEGEAGETSWELSTARAAAVVRALHEGPGKLAPERLSATGHASFRPVVPSDSPVNRLRNRRVTLMLRPLPEAPAVPSPALAPVPAPQAGKKTAQR; translated from the coding sequence GTGCGACGCCAGGCCTGGCGTCCCTGGGCCTTGCTGGGCGGCGTGGTGGCGCTGAGCGGGGCCGGCGGGGTGCTGGCGGTGAACTCCCTCTCGGCGCTGGAGGCGCGCAACGCCCAGCTCGAGCAGGAGGCGAACGAGTCCGAGGCCCGGGTGGCCGAGCTGCAGGCCCTGCGGGTGAGCATGGAGCGCCGGCTCCGGGTGCTGGAGCAGCAGCAACAGGGCGCTGGCAGCCTCCCGGTGGACCCCCGGAAGGCCCGGGAGCAGAACGCCCAGATGATGCGCCGGGAGACGGCCCGCCTGAACCTGACGGCGGCCCTGAAGGACGAGCTGACCCGGGGGGATGCCTGGCTCGACACGCTGGGGACCGAGGCCCTGCGCCTGGAGCTGTCCGAGCGGCTGCTCTTCGAGCCCGGCCAGTCCGGCCTCACGCCCCGGGGCACCGAGGTGCTGGGGCGGGCCGGGAGCGTGCTGGCCGCGGTGGAGGAGCACGCGGTGGAGGTGGCCGCCCACACCGATGAGCGCCCCCAGTCCTCGGAGGGCGAGGCGGGGGAGACGAGCTGGGAGCTGTCCACGGCGCGGGCCGCCGCCGTCGTCCGCGCCCTCCACGAGGGCCCCGGAAAGCTCGCCCCGGAGCGGCTGAGCGCCACGGGCCACGCCTCCTTCCGGCCCGTGGTGCCCTCGGACTCGCCCGTGAACCGGCTGCGCAACCGGCGGGTGACGTTGATGCTCCGGCCCCTGCCCGAGGCCCCGGCGGTGCCGAGCCCCGCCCTCGCCCCGGTGCCCGCGCCTCAAGCCGGGAAGAAGACGGCCCAGCGCTGA
- a CDS encoding patatin-like phospholipase family protein — MSVKLNTPPAPGSPRRPQDSQAPQSPAKAESANPLVRLGQGLQRVAQQAEAHVQSRVDAFEARLPSLPRPAAAAGAKPWEGITLTGKPLQIPLDKLLSVDLGQVRKILERVVPQKIRNDEAQQLVGQTKDFRDTLSQVRSLATELQLVPPSHPRHAEVKAALAKAENALQAESGYTRATAPKPGALWVDPQFMGQALPGGKLSASKLPTGTPVTKPPEPLDVLFGRGPGAAAKSQAYQQSVAARRGELGMPVQDGKPIGVHMSLEGGGGKGKRYAAMLAEMQELGVVPVSLSGTSAGSIAAAFAATGASAKQIEDVAKDPRLQSFYDLDLDMKDGGLLNGKAAYDMFDQKLQELTGIKDRPVTFADLKVPLQLVAAKTYDSAAANGFPTAKDRTFVFSQETTPDTPVALAMRASMAIPGVFEPVQMVDPTTGRSMHLVDGGTLDNLPMGYGKHGLPQLGAALVERDSNHPSNGLARPKALPTGQLDATNVLWNAVNGYTFLKDNATSAADFRDRTAPGPNQFMLSLPTWNLDNPKQANSTLGFGYDAKVDPILDKQTRQVTQDFLKGFMDDLRVPGARGTNVTTAIPKNLHFAEQVSVRGQRYDVAYAGGDTLRAVNTSTGKQMELKLGQQKIESMYLDHLAFGDLNAQLAHALSDPRSVKPSWLPF; from the coding sequence ATGTCCGTCAAACTGAACACGCCCCCGGCCCCCGGGTCGCCCCGGCGTCCCCAGGACTCCCAGGCGCCGCAGTCCCCGGCGAAGGCCGAATCGGCCAACCCCCTGGTCCGCCTGGGCCAGGGCCTGCAGCGGGTGGCCCAGCAGGCCGAAGCCCACGTCCAGTCCCGGGTGGATGCGTTCGAGGCGCGCCTGCCCTCGCTGCCGCGCCCCGCGGCCGCCGCCGGCGCCAAGCCCTGGGAGGGCATCACCCTCACCGGCAAGCCGCTGCAAATCCCGCTCGACAAGCTGCTGTCGGTGGACCTGGGCCAGGTGCGCAAGATTCTCGAGCGCGTCGTGCCGCAGAAGATCCGCAATGACGAGGCGCAGCAGCTCGTGGGCCAGACGAAGGACTTCCGGGACACGCTCTCGCAGGTGCGCTCGCTGGCCACGGAGCTGCAGCTGGTGCCCCCCAGCCACCCGCGCCACGCCGAGGTGAAGGCGGCGCTCGCCAAGGCCGAGAACGCGCTCCAGGCCGAGTCCGGCTACACCCGCGCCACCGCCCCCAAGCCGGGCGCCCTGTGGGTGGACCCGCAGTTCATGGGCCAGGCGTTGCCGGGCGGAAAGCTCTCCGCCTCGAAGCTGCCCACGGGCACGCCGGTGACGAAGCCGCCCGAGCCGCTGGACGTCCTCTTCGGCCGCGGGCCCGGGGCGGCCGCCAAGTCCCAGGCCTACCAGCAGTCGGTGGCGGCGCGCCGCGGCGAGCTGGGCATGCCCGTGCAGGACGGAAAGCCCATCGGCGTGCACATGAGCCTGGAGGGCGGCGGCGGCAAGGGCAAGCGCTACGCGGCCATGCTCGCGGAGATGCAGGAGCTGGGCGTGGTGCCCGTGAGCCTGAGCGGCACCTCCGCGGGCTCCATCGCCGCGGCGTTCGCGGCCACGGGCGCCTCCGCGAAGCAGATCGAGGACGTGGCGAAGGACCCCCGGCTCCAGTCGTTCTATGACCTGGACCTGGACATGAAGGACGGGGGCCTGCTCAACGGCAAGGCCGCCTACGACATGTTCGACCAGAAGCTGCAGGAGCTGACCGGCATCAAGGACCGGCCCGTCACCTTCGCGGACCTGAAGGTGCCGCTGCAGCTCGTGGCCGCGAAGACGTACGACAGCGCGGCGGCCAACGGCTTCCCCACCGCCAAGGACCGCACCTTCGTCTTCAGCCAGGAGACGACTCCCGACACGCCGGTGGCGCTCGCCATGCGCGCCTCCATGGCCATTCCGGGCGTCTTCGAGCCGGTGCAGATGGTGGACCCGACGACGGGCCGCAGCATGCACCTGGTGGATGGTGGTACCCTGGACAACCTGCCCATGGGCTACGGCAAGCACGGGCTGCCGCAGCTCGGCGCGGCGCTGGTGGAGCGCGACTCCAACCACCCGTCCAACGGCCTGGCCCGGCCCAAGGCGCTGCCCACCGGCCAGCTCGACGCCACCAACGTGCTGTGGAACGCGGTCAACGGCTACACGTTCCTCAAGGACAACGCCACGAGCGCGGCGGACTTCCGGGACCGCACCGCGCCGGGGCCCAACCAGTTCATGCTGAGCCTGCCCACGTGGAACCTGGACAACCCCAAGCAGGCCAACAGCACCCTGGGCTTCGGCTATGACGCGAAGGTGGACCCCATCCTGGACAAGCAGACGCGCCAGGTGACGCAGGACTTCCTCAAGGGCTTCATGGACGACCTGCGCGTGCCGGGCGCCCGGGGCACCAACGTCACCACGGCCATCCCCAAGAACCTGCACTTCGCCGAGCAGGTGTCCGTCCGCGGCCAGCGCTATGACGTGGCCTATGCCGGCGGCGACACCCTGCGGGCCGTCAACACCTCCACCGGCAAGCAGATGGAGCTGAAGCTCGGCCAGCAGAAGATCGAGTCCATGTACCTGGACCACCTGGCCTTCGGCGACCTGAACGCCCAGCTTGCCCACGCGCTGAGCGACCCGCGCAGCGTCAAGCCGTCCTGGCTGCCGTTCTAA